One segment of bacterium DNA contains the following:
- the guaB gene encoding IMP dehydrogenase: MREPFEIGLTFDDVLLIPRRSGVSTRRQAATRTRLCRGIDLAIPIVSASMDTVTEAQMASAIAREGGIGIIHRFLPIDEHVAQVRRVKRAESVVIDTPYTVGPEATVGHAAAFMEEHGSAGILVIDRHRRLLGIVTARDVLFEAHHDRPITSVMTPKERLITAPAGTPVEEAKQILHRHRIEKLPLVDAEGRLVGLVTSRDIQSRLKYPDATKDGRGRLRVGAAIGVRGDYLERAEALVAEEVDVLVIDIAHGHSDLSLETVEAVRARCPDIPLIAGNVATPEGTRDLIACGVDGVKVGVGPGSTCTTRVVTGAGVPQLTAILECADAAAGADVPIIADGGIRGSGDLVKALAAGAHTAMLGNLLAGTEESPGALVSRGGRQYKVYRGMASLWTSAERRDMPQDDELLSEIVPEGIEAMVPSRGKVAAVLGQLIGGLRSGMSYCGATTLADLRANARFIRVTEAGMRESMPHDVDPLS, translated from the coding sequence ATGCGCGAGCCGTTCGAGATCGGGTTGACATTTGATGACGTACTCCTCATCCCGCGGCGGTCGGGCGTGAGCACCCGCCGGCAGGCCGCGACGCGCACGCGTCTCTGCCGGGGAATCGATCTCGCCATTCCGATCGTGAGCGCCAGCATGGACACCGTGACCGAGGCGCAGATGGCGAGCGCGATCGCGCGGGAGGGCGGCATCGGCATCATCCATCGGTTTCTACCGATCGACGAGCACGTCGCCCAGGTCCGGCGGGTGAAGCGGGCCGAAAGCGTCGTCATCGACACACCCTATACGGTGGGCCCCGAGGCCACCGTCGGGCACGCCGCCGCGTTTATGGAGGAGCACGGCTCGGCCGGCATTCTCGTGATCGATCGCCATCGCCGGCTGCTGGGGATCGTGACCGCGCGGGACGTACTGTTCGAGGCCCACCACGACCGTCCGATCACCTCCGTGATGACCCCCAAGGAGCGGCTGATCACAGCGCCCGCCGGGACGCCGGTCGAGGAGGCAAAGCAAATCCTCCACCGCCACCGCATCGAGAAGTTGCCGCTGGTGGATGCGGAAGGGCGTCTCGTCGGCCTCGTGACCAGCCGGGACATCCAGAGCCGGCTCAAGTATCCCGATGCGACCAAGGACGGCCGGGGCCGCCTCAGGGTCGGAGCGGCGATCGGCGTCCGCGGGGACTACCTGGAGCGGGCGGAGGCTCTCGTCGCCGAGGAGGTGGACGTGCTCGTGATCGACATCGCGCACGGCCACTCCGATCTCTCGCTGGAGACCGTGGAGGCCGTCCGCGCGCGCTGCCCGGATATTCCGCTGATCGCCGGCAACGTGGCGACGCCTGAGGGGACGCGCGACCTGATCGCGTGCGGCGTCGACGGGGTCAAGGTCGGGGTCGGCCCGGGATCGACCTGCACGACGCGCGTCGTGACCGGCGCGGGCGTGCCCCAGCTCACCGCGATTCTTGAATGTGCGGATGCCGCGGCGGGCGCGGACGTCCCGATCATCGCAGACGGTGGGATCCGCGGCTCTGGGGATCTGGTCAAGGCGCTGGCTGCGGGGGCCCACACCGCCATGCTCGGGAACCTCCTTGCAGGGACGGAGGAGAGCCCGGGCGCGTTGGTCTCCCGGGGCGGCCGGCAGTACAAAGTCTATCGGGGGATGGCGAGCCTCTGGACCTCCGCGGAGCGCCGGGATATGCCGCAGGACGACGAACTGCTCTCGGAGATTGTCCCCGAAGGCATCGAAGCGATGGTCCCGTCCCGCGGCAAGGTCGCCGCGGTGCTCGGACAGCTCATCGGCGGCCTGCGCTCCGGGATGAGCTACTGCGGCGCGACCACGCTCGCAGACCTGCGTGCCAACGCCCGTTTCATCCGGGTGACCGAGGCCGGGATGCGGGAGAGCATGCCCCACGACGTGGACCCCCTGTCCTAG